The Pseudomonas protegens genome contains the following window.
CATGCACCACAGACTGCGGCTTTCGCCTGACCGGCAGCAGCGTCGCCTGCGGCATGGGCTACACCTGTGATGCCCAAGGTCAACAGCAGACTCACGAGTAATTTGTTCATCAGCTAATCCAACTACGGCTAAGGGTTAAGAGTTATGGACCGGGATCACTCGCTCATCCAGTGGATGATGGCTCGGTAATCCTCGGCACTGCAGTCCATGCACAAACCACGCGGCGGCATCGCCTTGAAACCCTGGGTCACGTGTTGCACCAGCGTCTCCATACCTTGCGCCAACCTCGGCGCCCAAGCTTCCTGGTCGCCCTTGCGGGGCGCCGTGGGTAGTTGGCCGGAATGACAAGCCCCACAAACACGGTTGTACACAGCTTCCGGATCCTGTGTAGCCTGAGCGCTGTAAAGCGGCATCAAGACACCGGCAGCTAGCAGCCATTTCGTCATAAAACGACCTTTTCAGGGTTGAGAGCGTGCTGCGTTCTGGTGCGCAGTCAAGGTTTATCGCTCTCGTGTACTTCATCCTACGCTGGGACAAAGCGCACACAAAATCTGCGGCATTATATACTGGCGCTACTGAAACGGAAACGACACCGCTCGCCGCGTCCACTCTCGGCATCGCACTTATCTCGGAAATCCCATGCAACTCAAGAACCCCATCCTCGGTCTGTGCCAACAGGCTACGTTCATGCTCAGCGCCGCCAAAGTCGACCAATGCCCAGACGATGACGGCTTTGAAGTGGCCTTCGCCGGGCGCTCCAACGCCGGTAAATCCAGCGCCCTGAACACCCTGACCCATGCCAGCCTGGCACGCACCTCGAAAACCCCGGGGCGCACGCAGTTGTTGAACTTCTTCAAGCTAGACGACGATCGCCGTCTGGTCGACCTGCCGGGCTACGGCTACGCCAAGGTGCCGATCCCCCTGAAGCAGCACTGGCAGCGCCACCTGGAAGCCTATCTGGGCAGCCGCGAGAGCCTAAAAGGCCTGATCCTGATGATGGACATCCGGCATCCCATGACCGATTTCGACCTGCTGATGCTGGACTGGGCCGTGGCCAGCGGCATGCCGATGCACATCCTGCTGACCAAGGCCGACAAGCTGACCTATGGCGCGGCCAAGAACACCTTGCTCAAGGTCCAGTCGCAAATCCGCAAGGGCTGGGGCGAAGCGGTCACCATCCAACTGTTCTCGGCCCCCAAGCGCATGGGCCTGGAAGAGGCCTACACCGTATTGGCCGGCTGGATGGAACTGGCCGACAAAGGCGCCGAAACCGAGGCCTGAGAGACGTAGGGAAAATTGCCTGGGGGATGATCAGGCAAGGCAAAAGCGCGGTGCGGAAGCGGAGTTTACTGGCTGTAAATGAGCATTTCGCGCTGCGCTTTTAACGCAGCATGGTCATTTCCCAGGCAATTTTCAGGCAAAAAAAACCCCGGACTTCGTATGGGGAGGGGGAAGTTCGGGGTTCAAGTTCTAGACCGCTAGGGCGGGGTCCAGATATCTGCCAACACTTAACACAACATAGGAGCATCGAAGGGCTTCACCAGCCATTCAGTAACTCTGAGTGGGCTTTCACTGTATTAGTTCCAGCGGGTTGCAAAAACTATTGGCAATAATCGATGAAATTTTCCGCGCTAATAGCCATTCGCCAGTTTTTACCGCGACACTATGCCGCGGCAAAAACCACTGAAAAGTGCCCTTAATGGGCCTCATCCCAGTTATTTCCTACCCCGACTTCCACCAATAACGGCACATCCAGGGTCGCGGCACCGCTCATGTAGCCACGAATCTCGTCACGCACCTGGTCCACCAGGTCTTCCCGCACTTCCAGCACCAGTTCGTCGTGCACCTGAAGAATGACCCGAGCATCCAGCTGCGAAGACTCCAGCCAGTTGTCCACCGCCACCATGGCTTTCTTGATGATGTCCGCTGCCGTGCCCTGCATCGGCGCGTTGATCGCCGTGCGCTCGGCACCGGCACGCTCCTGCGGCTTGTTGGAGTTGATCTCCGGCAAGTACAGCCGACGCCCGAAGATAGTCTCGACATAGCCCTGGTCCGCCGCCTGGGCGCGGGTCCGATCCATGTATTCGCGAACCCCCGGATAGCGGGCGAAATAGGTATCGATATAGGCCTTGGCCTGTTTGGTATCGACACCAATGTCCTTGCCCAGCTTCTGCGCGCCCATGCCGTAGATCAGCCCGAAGTTGATGGCCTTGGCGCTGCGACGCTGATCGGACGTCACATCCTTGAGCTCCACCTTGAACACTTCGGCCGCGGTGGCGGTGTGCACATCCAGGTTGTTGCGGAAGGCATTGAGCAGGCCTTCGTCCCGGGACAGGTGCGCCATGATCCGCAGCTCGATCTGCGAATAGTCCGCCGCCAGCAGCTTGTAGCCGGGCGGTGCGATAAAGGCCTGGCGAATGCGCCGGCCCTCGGCGGTACGCACGGGAATGTTCTGCAGGTTCGGATCGCTGGAGGACAACCGGCCGGTAGAGGCCACCGCCTGATGATAGGAGGTGTGGATGCGCCCGGTACGCGGATTGATCTGCTCCGGCAGACGATCGGTGTAGGTGCTTTTCAGCTTGCTCATGGAGCGGTACTGCATCAGCACCCGCGGCAGCGGATAGTCGTCTTCGGCGAGCTTGGCCAACACCTCTTCAGCCGTGGAAGGCTGGCCCTTGGCAGTCTTTTTCAGCACCGGCAGGCCAAGCTTGTCGTAGAGAATGGACCCCAGTTGCTTGGGCGACCCCAGGTTGAACTCCTCACCGGCGATCTCGAAGGCTTCGCGCTCCAGGGCCACCATCTTGTCCCCCAGCTCGATGCTCTGCACGCCTAGAAGCTTGTCATCCACCAGCGCGCCCTGGCGCTCGATGCGTGCCAGGACCGGCACCAGCGGCATCTCGATATCGGTGAGCACGCTGGCCAGACTCGGGATGGCAGTCAGTTTTTCGAAGAGCGCCTGATGCAGGCGCAGGGTGATATCGGCATCTTCCGCGGCGTAGGGACCGGCCTGTTCCAGCGGAATCTGGTCGAAGGTCAGCTGCTTGGCACCCTTGCCGGCGATGTCCTGGAAGCTCACGGTGGTGTGGTCCAGGTACTTCTGCGCCAGGCTGTCCATGTCATGGCGGGTGGCGGTGGAGTTGAGCACATAGGATTCGAGCATGGTGTCGAATGCGATGCCGCGCACGGTGATGCCATTGGCCTGGTCACCGCCAATCGCGCAATTGGCCAGGATGTTCATGTCGAACTTGGCGTGCTGACCGACCTTGAGCAGCTTGGGATCTTCCAGCAACGGCTTCAGGGCCAGCAGCACGGTATCGCGGTCCAACTGCTCCGGCGCGCCCAGGTAGGAATGGGTCAACGGGATGTAAGCCGCTTCCCCGGCCTTGACCGCAAACGACAGCCCCACCAGCTGCGCCTGCTGAGCATCGATGCCGGTGGTCTCGGTATCGAAGGCAATCAGCTTGGCGTTCTTCAGCTTCTCCAGCCAGACGGCAAAACGCTCCTGATCGAGGATGGTTTCGTACTGCAGCTCAAGCGGTGCCTGTTCGGCGGCTGGCGGTTGCGGCGCAGCGGCCGGCGCCGTCTCGGCACCACTGAGCTCGACGCGTTTGGCGTCGCGCTGCAACTCATCGAGCCAGCTCTTGAATTCCAGCAGGCTGTAGAGCTCCATCAGCTTCTCGCGATCCGGCTCGCCCAGGTGCAGGTCGTCGAGCCCGATATCCAGCGGCACGTCCACCTTGATGGTTGCCAGCTGATAGGAGAGGAAGGCCATTTCCTTGTGTTCTTCGAGCTTGGCCGGCAGGGTCTTGGCCCCGCGAATCGGCAGGGTCGGCACGATATCGAGCTGCTCATACAGTTCCTTGAGCCCGCCAT
Protein-coding sequences here:
- a CDS encoding c-type cytochrome, giving the protein MTKWLLAAGVLMPLYSAQATQDPEAVYNRVCGACHSGQLPTAPRKGDQEAWAPRLAQGMETLVQHVTQGFKAMPPRGLCMDCSAEDYRAIIHWMSE
- the yihA gene encoding ribosome biogenesis GTP-binding protein YihA/YsxC — encoded protein: MQLKNPILGLCQQATFMLSAAKVDQCPDDDGFEVAFAGRSNAGKSSALNTLTHASLARTSKTPGRTQLLNFFKLDDDRRLVDLPGYGYAKVPIPLKQHWQRHLEAYLGSRESLKGLILMMDIRHPMTDFDLLMLDWAVASGMPMHILLTKADKLTYGAAKNTLLKVQSQIRKGWGEAVTIQLFSAPKRMGLEEAYTVLAGWMELADKGAETEA
- the polA gene encoding DNA polymerase I, which gives rise to MSQAPLVLVDGSSYLYRAFHALPPLTTSKGLPTGAVKGVLNMLKSLRKQYPDSPFAVVFDAKGGTFRDDMYAEYKANRPSMPDDMRVQIEPLHASVIALGFPLLCVEGVEADDVIGTLARSSAAADRPVVISTGDKDMAQLVDGHITLVNTMSGSSMDVEGVKEKFGVAPEQIIDYLALMGDSSDNIPGVPGIGPKTASGLLVGVNGGLKELYEQLDIVPTLPIRGAKTLPAKLEEHKEMAFLSYQLATIKVDVPLDIGLDDLHLGEPDREKLMELYSLLEFKSWLDELQRDAKRVELSGAETAPAAAPQPPAAEQAPLELQYETILDQERFAVWLEKLKNAKLIAFDTETTGIDAQQAQLVGLSFAVKAGEAAYIPLTHSYLGAPEQLDRDTVLLALKPLLEDPKLLKVGQHAKFDMNILANCAIGGDQANGITVRGIAFDTMLESYVLNSTATRHDMDSLAQKYLDHTTVSFQDIAGKGAKQLTFDQIPLEQAGPYAAEDADITLRLHQALFEKLTAIPSLASVLTDIEMPLVPVLARIERQGALVDDKLLGVQSIELGDKMVALEREAFEIAGEEFNLGSPKQLGSILYDKLGLPVLKKTAKGQPSTAEEVLAKLAEDDYPLPRVLMQYRSMSKLKSTYTDRLPEQINPRTGRIHTSYHQAVASTGRLSSSDPNLQNIPVRTAEGRRIRQAFIAPPGYKLLAADYSQIELRIMAHLSRDEGLLNAFRNNLDVHTATAAEVFKVELKDVTSDQRRSAKAINFGLIYGMGAQKLGKDIGVDTKQAKAYIDTYFARYPGVREYMDRTRAQAADQGYVETIFGRRLYLPEINSNKPQERAGAERTAINAPMQGTAADIIKKAMVAVDNWLESSQLDARVILQVHDELVLEVREDLVDQVRDEIRGYMSGAATLDVPLLVEVGVGNNWDEAH